In the Cydia amplana chromosome 14, ilCydAmpl1.1, whole genome shotgun sequence genome, one interval contains:
- the LOC134654134 gene encoding uncharacterized protein LOC134654134 produces the protein MNLPSIVVLLATAALSSSTVIKPPESAIPPNFELLILHNNDMHARFEQTSQLSGVCTTADREAGKCYGGFPRVATVVKEARRKAASGEGPPVLYLNAGDTYTGTAWFTIYKWKIAAEFINALRPDAVSLGTNDIQAASDHLSPFLNEIKTNILTSNVFPNAKDKKLEKSVIFDINGVKVGVIGYLTPDTTTVQDKNIEYINEIIAVKDEVANLKAQDVKIVIALGHSDNNIAQEIARDVEGIDLVINGYRNQYLWSGKSITGELEILRQSSSQTQGSGKVVPVLQSVAYDKYLGRINIKIDENGDIEDIQINPILLDKSIPQDSESVEIINKYSNEVMALNDEVVGNTAVVLDGDLCATEECNLGNLIADAMVYYHALRFEGERWTDAPIAIIHSGAIDDSIAPANRPAAVTRGDLMSALPTESNVVVVEINGTVFNQVLEQSVAEYSLRNPTGAFLHFSGVRVVYDLSKEPGSRVVSAVVRCHNCYLPTFYIIEDFRTYPILMPAALARGEYGYDMLRDSPLDMYEHDELTAVAEYISLRSPVYPEVAGRISLLNSLGNHELDNGVSGLTPFIANLTCPVLAANLILAEEPSLQAEPNLMNSVIFNVNGTKVGVIGYLTPDTKVLAIRNDVEYVEETVAIKQEVAKLKKEGVKILIALGHSGFTKDLEIAREVEDIDLVIGGHTNTFLWNGTTPDVEVAEGPYPTLVKQRSGRLVPAVQAYAYTKYLGKLHLVFNADGEIISYDGNPVLLNSSVQQDPEVLTIVNHYRGEVLKISEVVVGNSSVILDGHSCRLRECNLGNFITDAMVHKYASLYKGVGWTDAPIAIMQGGGIRASVAHVNVPTVVTKGDLLTVMPFDGNTVKVSLNGTLVWNMLEHAVARYNPKRAPGQFLQMSGLRVEYDFRYPSGKRVVKVSVRCGMCPMPSYSVLNKTAIYKILMPAFLTTGGDGYQSLGNHEFDNGVNGLTPFIENLTCPVLTANIDLNTVPELAAETNLKKSMIIDIDGVEIGIVGYLTPDTKVLAVQNNVEYIDEIVAIREEVKKLQEQKVRIIIALGHSGYVKDLEIAKEVEGVDLVIGGHTNTFLWNGTTPDSEEPQGPYPTYIKQASGRSVAVVQAYAYTKYFGKLLMTFDSKGEAIKISGRPILLDNSIPQDPDVIKIIERYRDDVLNVADEVIGNTSVILSGEHCKYLECNLGNLITDAMVYRYATLYKGEHWTDAPIAIIQGGGIRASISYMHMPANITKGDLLIVMPFEGNLVTVSMPGSVIFQMLEHSSLGNHEFDETVDGLVPFIKNISSPVVAANLILNDVPELQEVNNLYETVVLEKKGVKIGIIGYLTPETSVLAPKNKVQIEEEIQAIKREVCKLKKQGVNILIALGHSGFVKDIAIAKNVEDLDLVIGGHSNTFLWNGGLTEKPETREGPYPTVVTDPNGRKVLVVQAYAYTKYMGRLHLTFNSNGEVTEYDGLPILLNKSVPEDPEVLNIVNKYRESVYKISNEVAGTSNITLNGNCRLRECNLGNIITDILINYTKIYYGENYPDVHIAVCQSGRIRVSIDYPQKPFNMTKGDWINVLPFTDTMTIVSMNGSILRSALEHSVALWRPIDSVGQFLQFSGMKVVYDLLKPAGSRLVNAHAICSNCGNPELAEIEDKFTYKLMMPTFLAEGGDAFSMFVGLPQEPVPYNELTCIYKYLKEYGTISPEVSDRITLLHEKEAIAKFMKSYSQTGMFQPSSGHSIHSRLYITYVAILFLCRLLSRFP, from the exons AACCTACCATCCATCGTCGTGTTGCTGGCTACAGCGGCGCTGTCATCGAGCACAGTGATCAAGCCGCCCGAAAGCGCCATCCCTCCCAACTTCGAGTTGCTCATCCTACACAACAATGACATGCACGCGCGCTTCGAGCAGACCTCGCAGCTCAGCGGGGTCTGCACGACGGCTGACAGGGAGGCGGGGAAGTGCTACGGAGGCTTTCCCAGAGTCGCCACTGT TGTGAAGGAGGCACGACGCAAGGCGGCCTCGGGCGAGGGCCCGCCCGTGCTCTACCTCAACGCGGGTGACACCTATACAGGCACAGCTTGGTTCACTATCTACAAGTGGAAGATCGCCGCTGAGTTCATCAACGCTTTGCGGCCTGATGCTGTT TCACTGGGCACTAATGACATACAGGCCGCTTCTGACCATCTGTCCCCGTTCCTGAACGAAATCAAAACGAACATTCTAACCAGCAACGTATTCCCCAACGCCAAGGACAAAAAATTAGAAAAATCTGTAATTTTCGACATTAATGGAGTTAAAGTCGGCGTTATTGGTTATCTTACGCCAGATACCACCACCGTGCAAGACAAAAACATAGAATACATAAATGAAATCATAGCTGTCAAAGACGAAGTAGCCAATCTCAAAGCTCAGGATGTTAAAATTGTAATTGCGCTAGGTCACTCCGATAATAACATCGCTCAAGAAATTGCCAGAGATGTTGAAGGCATCGACTTGGTTATCAACGGCTATAGAAACCAATACCTTTGGAGTGGAAAATCCATAACCGGCGAGTTAGAAATCCTGAGGCAATCGTCCTCTCAAACTCAAGGATCCGGAAAAGTTGTCCCCGTTCTGCAATCTGTAGCTTACGACAAATACCTCGGTAGGATAAAcattaaaatcgatgaaaacgGCGATATTGAAGACATTCAAATAAACCCAATTCTTCTTGATAAATCAATTCCTCAAGATTCTGAGTCtgttgaaataataaataaatactctaaCGAAGTTATGGCTTTAAATGATGAGGTTGTGGGTAATACAGCCGTAGTACTCGATGGTGATTTATGTGCGACGGAGGAATGTAATCTTGGTAACTTAATAGCAGATGCTATGGTCTACTATCATGCCCTGAGATTTGAAGGCGAACGTTGGACCGATGCACCCATAGCGATTATCCACAGCGGCGCCATAGATGATTCTATCGCGCCAGCAAACAGACCTGCTGCTGTCACAAGAGGAGATTTAATGTCAGCTTTGCCTACTGAAAGCAATGTTGTTGTGGTGGAAATTAACGGTACAGTTTTTAATCAGGTTCTTGAACAATCCGTCGCTGAATACAGCTTGCGCAATCCTACAGGAGCGTTTTTGCATTTCTCCGGTGTACGTGTCGTGTATGACTTGTCCAAAGAACCTGGCTCCCGGGTGGTCAGCGCGGTCGTTCGCTGCCACAACTGTTACTTGCCAACATTCTACATCATAGAGGACTTTAGGACGTATCCGATATTGATGCCAGCAGCTTTAGCTCGTGGTGAATATGGTTACGACATGCTCCGGGATTCGCCATTGGATATGTATGAGCATGATGAGTTGACAGCTGTGGCTGAATATATCAGCCTGCGTAGTCCAGTGTACCCTGAGGTGGCCGGTCGTATTAGTCTTCTCAAT TCCCTCGGGAACCACGAACTGGATAACGGGGTTTCAGGCCTGACGCCGTTCATCGCCAATCTCACGTGCCCAGTGCTGGCTGCCAACCTCATCCTCGCTGAAGAGCCCTCGCTCCAAGCCGAGCCGAACCTCATGAACTCCGTCATTTTCAACGTCAACGGAACCAAAGTCGGAGTTATCGGATACCTAACACCAGACACTAAAGTTCTAGCTATTAGAAACGATGTCGAATACGTAGAAGAAACTGTTGCTATTAAACAAGAAGTAGCCAAACTTAAGAAAGAGggtgttaaaatattaattgcaCTAGGCCATTCTGGTTTTACCAAGGATTTAGAAATAGCCAGGGAAGTTGAGGACATCGACTTGGTCATAGGCGGacacacaaatacttttttgtggAACGGGACTACTCCGGATGTAGAAGTAGCCGAAGGCCCTTATCCCACGCTGGTCAAACAGCGTTCGGGACGTCTAGTTCCAGCAGTACAAGCTTACgcttacacaaaatatttaggAAAATTACATTTAGTTTTCAATGCTGACGGCGAAATTATCTCTTACGATGGTAACCCAGTTCTTTTAAATAGTTCAGTGCAACAAGACCCTGAAGTTTTAACTATCGTTAACCATTACCGTGGTGAAGTTTTGAAAATATCCGAAGTGGTAGTAGGGAACTCGTCAGTCATATTAGACGGGCATTCTTGTCGATTAAGGGAATGCAATCTAGGGAACTTCATCACTGATGCAATGGTTCATAAATATGCATCATTATACAAAGGCGTCGGCTGGACCGATGCTCCAATCGCTATCATGCAAGGAGGAGGAATAAGGGCTTCCGTAGCTCATGTAAATGTACCCACAGTGGTAACTAAAGGTGATTTACTGACAGTAATGCCGTTCGACGGAAATACTGTGAAAGTTAGTCTTAACGGTACTCTTGTCTGGAATATGCTCGAGCATGCCGTTGCGAGGTACAACCCCAAGCGTGCTCCCGGTCAATTCCTACAGATGTCGGGGCTTAGAGTAGAATATGACTTTAGGTATCCATCAGGAAAAAGAGTTGTAAAAGTTTCTGTGCGCTGCGGTATGTGCCCAATGCCTTCTTACTCAGTATTAAACAAAACTGCTATATACAAAATTCTTATGCCAGCATTCTTGACCACGGGAGGCGATGGATA tcagTCTCTTGGAAATCACGAATTCGACAATGGTGTTAATGGTCTAACCCCGTTCATTGAAAACTTAACTTGTCCAGTCCTAACTGCGAATATCGACTTGAATACCGTGCCAGAACTAGCGGCGGAAACTAACCTCAAGAAATCTATGATTATTGATATTGACGGCGTAGAAATAGGCATTGTAGGATATCTCACGCCCGATACCAAAGTGCTGGCAGTTCAAAATAACGTTGAATACATTGACGAAATAGTAGCCATCCGGGAAGAAGTAAAGAAATTACAAGAACAGAAAGTTCGTATCATTATTGCCCTGGGTCATTCTGGATATGTTAAAGACCTCGAAATAGCGAAAGAAGTAGAAGGTGTGGATTTAGTAATTGGAGGGCATACCAACACTTTTCTTTGGAACGGCACGACTCCTGATTCGGAAGAACCTCAAGGACCGTACCCAACCTACATTAAGCAGGCCTCAGGTCGCTCAGTGGCTGTGGTTCAAGCGTACgcttatacaaaatattttggtAAACTACTAATGACTTTTGATTCTAAAGGAGAAGCCATTAAAATCTCCGGCCGACCTATACTCCTGGATAACTCTATACCACAAGATCCAGACGTCATTAAAATTATTGAACGCTATAGAGACGATGTTTTAAACGTAGCTGATGAAGTTATAGGAAATACATCAGTTATACTTTCGGGTGAACATTGTAAATATCTCGAGTGCAATCTAGGAAATTTAATCACCGACGCAATGGTTTATCGTTACGCGACGCTCTATAAAGGAGAACATTGGACTGATGCTCCCATTGCTATCATCCAAGGTGGAGGAATCAGAGCATCGATATCCTACATGCATATGCCCGCAAATATTACCAAGGGAGATCTTCTAATTGTCATGCCGTTTGAAGGTAATTTAGTGACAGTGTCTATGCCTGGTAGTGTCATATTTCAAATGCTCGAACACTCT TCACTCGGTAACCATGAGTTCGATGAAACCGTTGACGGACTAGTACCCTTCATTAAGAACATCTCATCGCCAGTGGTAGCAGCCAACCTTATACTCAACGACGTACCTGAATTGCAAGAAGTTAATAATCTATACGAAACTGTAGTGCTGGAGAAGAAAGGGGTTAAAATTGGTATAATAGGATACTTGACGCCAGAAACCAGTGTCCTTGCCCCTAAAAACAAAGTTCAGATAGAGGAAGAAATACAAGCCATCAAAAGAGAAGTATGTAAACTTAAGAAACAAGGTGTCAATATACTCATAGCTCTAGGTCATTCGGGATTCGTAAAAGATATAGCAATAGCAAAAAATGTCGAAGATCTGGACTTAGTCATCGGGGGACACTCGAACACTTTTCTTTGGAATGGAGGACTTACAGAAAAACCAGAAACACGAGAAGGCCCCTACCCAACGGTCGTAACGGATCCAAATGGCAGGAAAGTGCTGGTAGTGCAGGCTTACGCCTACACCAAATACATGGGGCGCTTACATCTGACTTTCAATTCAAACGGAGAAGTAACTGAGTACGATGGTTTACCAATACTATTGAACAAGAGTGTACCGGAAGACCCTGAAGTCTTAAACATAGTCAATAAATATCGGGAAAGCgtgtataaaataagtaatgaAGTCGCTGGTACATCCAATATTACTCTAAACGGTAACTGCCGATTGAGGGAATGTAACTTAGGAAACATCATTACAGATATTTtgataaattatacaaaaatatattacggCGAAAATTACCCGGATGTACACATCGCTGTATGCCAGAGCGGTAGGATAAGAGTTTCGATAGACTATCCACAAAAACCTTTTAACATGACGAAAGGAGATTGGATAAATGTTTTACCATTTACAGATACTATGACAATTGTGAGTATGAACGGATCCATTTTAAGGAGTGCTTTGGAGCATTCGGTCGCTTTATGGCGACCGATCGATAGTGTCGGGCAATTTTTGCAATTTTCGGGAATGAAAGTAGTCTACGACTTATTAAAACCCGCGGGGTCCCGACTCGTTAACGCACACGCAATATGCTCTAACTGTGGCAACCCTGAATTAGCAGAAATAGAAgataaatttacatacaagctgATGATGCCTACTTTTCTAGCTGAAGGTGGAGATGCATTTAGTATGTTCGTTGGTTTACCCCAAGAGCCTGTACCCTACAACGAATTGACATGTATATACAAATATCTAAAAGAATATGGAACGATAAGCCCAGAAGTGTCGGATCGTATTACTTTATTACATGAAAAAGAAGCCATTGCCAAATTCATGAAGAGTTACAGTCAGACTGGCATGTTTCAGCCGTCAAGCGGGCACTCGATCCACTCAAGACTATACATAACATATgttgcaattttatttttatgtagacTCTTATCGCGGTTCCCGTGA
- the LOC134654108 gene encoding SET and MYND domain-containing protein 4-like, with protein MSIDSCYEGIIQKLTLQDKVKKISEKLLTCKTNADRVLQVYDVISDLNAFPEPLEVNKSTDLSLYYRNRGNECFKKSQDFEAWQYYNLSLLHAPTSSDDYALALSNRSAVFFSLKKFKECLKDIKMVLTLNYPEKLHEKLVKRQKSCEECLKLDLNNLKSSISERSQEIDEITKLKSPRDSTYLCASNKLQVAYSSEMGRHVIAREDIKVGEVLVEENPYFILLQKNEYLFSCSYCLSRDMNLIPCGNCCFTLFCSEECKNRAEKDYHSIECPLMAALIDLQFTKLELLALRTTIKARNDHTDWESLFKTIEDAESRLNSENRGCILEDDKWIYDSKYYASIHTLATNIERRSNSDVFQKAVTAAVFLKFLSGKTPFLNNNEKARRCVSDLLLLHIMTSATNMHGLSSNIENAEGNFVEELSIASAPYAFHSLLNHSCAPNVVRFSKLGSGKMTLFALRPIKKGTQIFDNYGSHHALQDLKARQANLKFQYKFKCVCEACVNNWPTYHTMKMSFSKTKVPANVVLRKEQLLNIAIIDKLQKGDVNTAVNIFKPLCELTEVLDTFAPNIELAECQETLKQCLAIFGGLVPYGYSRLVEWDAQINKNCCINKFLKRTYFSS; from the exons ATGAGTATAGATTCTTGTTACGAAGGTATAATTCAAAAGTTAACTTTACAagacaaagtaaaaaaaatatctgagaAACTGTtaacttgtaaaacaaatgCAGACAGAGTTCTGCAAGTTTATGATGTTATTAGTGATTTAAATGCCTTCCCAGAACCACTTGAGGTTAATAAGTCAACTGATTTGTCTTTATACTACCGTAACCGTGGCAACGAGTGTTTCAAGAAATCTCAGGACTTTGAGGCCTGGCAATACTACAACTTGTCCTTGCTCCATGCTCCAACAAGCTCAGATGATTATGCATTAGCTTTGTCGAACAGATCAGCTGTATTTTtctctttaaaaaaatttaagGAATGCCTAAAAGATATTAAAATGGTACTAACTTTAAATTACCCAGAAAAGTTACATGAGAAGCTTGTTAAAAGACAAAAGTCTTGTGAAGAGTGCCTTAAATTAGATTTGAATAACTTGAAAAGTTCAATTTCTGAAAGATCTCAGGAAATTGatgaaataacaaaattaaaaagtccAAGAGACAGCACATATTTGTGCGCTAGTAACAAACTTCAAGTGGCATACAGTTCAGAGATGGGGAGGCATGTCATTGCCCGAGAGGATATAAAAGTTGGAGAAGTGTTAGTCGAAGAaaatccatattttattttgttgcaaAAAAATGAATACTTATTCAGCTGCAGCTATTGTTTGTCAAGAGACATGAATCTCATTCCTTGTGGTAATTGTTGTTTTACTTTATTCTGTAGCGAAGAATGTAAGAATAGAGCAGAAAAGGACTATCACTCTATTGAATGTCCATTAATGGCTGCTCTTATTGATTTGCAATTTACAAAATTGGAATTGCTTGCATTGAGAACTACTATAAAAGCCCGCAATGACCATACAGATTGGGAAAGTCTGTTCAAGACCATTGAAGATGCTGAATCAAGATTAAATTCAGAAAATAGAGGTTGCATTTTAGAAGATGATAAGTGGATTTATGATTCAAAATATTATGCATCTATACATACATTAGCTACAAATATTGAGAGGCGATCCAATTCTGATGTGTTTCAAAAAGCTGTCACTGCTGcggtttttttgaaatttttgtCTGGCAAAACACCTTTTCTCAATAATAATGAGAAAGCCCGTAGATGTGTGTCTGATTTGTTACTGCTGCATATTATGACAAGTGCTACAAATATGCATGGTTTGAGTTCGAACATTGAGAATGCGGAGGGCAATTTTGTTGAAGAGTTGAGTATAGCGAGTGCTCCGTATGCCTTCCACAGTCTTCTTAATCATTCTTGTGCTCCCAATGTGGTGCGGTTCAGTAAACTGGGCTCTGGGAAGATGACTTTGTTTGCTCTCCGGCCAATCAAGAAGGGAACACAAATTTTTGATAACTATGG ATCACACCACGCTCTCCAAGATCTGAAGGCGCGGCAAGCGAATCTCAAATTCCAATACAAATTCAAATGCGTTTGCGAGGCTTGTGTCAATAATTGGCCCACTTACCACACTATGAAGATGTCATTCAGTAAGACAAAAGTCCCAGCAAACGTTGTCCTGCGCAAGGAACAACTTTTAAATATCGCTATTATAGATAAACTACAGAAAGGAGATGTAAATACGGCAGTAAACATTTTTAAGCCTCTCTGCGAGTTGACTGAGGTGTTGGACACCTTTGCCCCTAACATAGAACTAGCAGAGTGCCAAGAAACGCTTAAACAGTGCCTTGCTATCTTTGGTGGACTAGTGCCTTATGGATATAGTAGACTTGTTGAATGGGACGCTCAAATTAATAAGAATTGTTGTATTAACAAATTTTTGAAGCGCACATATTTTTCAAGCTAA
- the LOC134654109 gene encoding protein OSCP1: MSHFATPFITVNLGCEMIYVIEQRLKAQNIAAEKSERVLTDVVTVLLHPTLLEELFIPQPVATHAVLKQLLQDISATSIMKLDDYSMSKLWDLMTMIYKWQLSVATNQNIFDITRRHLKSVAILMPKNFPKCIIEHTMRKFETLAQRFTDDDYKCLSNTLILWFSEYHTKISVLLRLGLQRKDGTFNLPSTISPNIINNLGENIYKYDNKKNSVEEYESRYADTHEISCLLGPIEKVSTVKAKVELQLPIELYNKESQKKTIEINRDTQFESIVMTQIRNKTTDLNFVPDIPKSPHEDLLEMMDKLDLDE, from the exons ATGTCTCACTTTGCAACACCTTTTATTACTGTAAACTTAGGCTGTGAGATGATTTATGTCATTGAACAAAGATTAAAGGCCCAAAATATTGCAGCAGAGAAGTCCGAAAGAG TACTCACCGACGTAGTGACAGTGCTGCTACACCCAACACTTTTAGAAGAGCTATTTATACCGCAGCCGGTCGCAACACATGCCGTTTTAAAGCAACTTCTTCAGGATATCTCGGCCACGTCTATTATGAAATTAGACGATTATTCCATGAGCAAATTATGGGATTTAATGACTATGATATACAAATGGCAATTATCAGTGGCTACAAATCAAAACATTTTTGACATTACCCGGCGACATTTAAAAAGTGTTGCCATATTAATGCCTAAAAATTTCCCGAAATGCATCATCGAGCATACCATGAGGAAATTTGAGACACTGGCTCAACGTTTTACAGACGATGACTATAAATGTTTAAGCAACACTCTCATACTTTGGTTTTCCGAAtaccatacaaaaatatccgTTTTGCTAAGATTGGGATTGCAAAGAAAGGATGGGACATTCAATTTGCCGTCAACAATAAGtccaaatataattaataacttaggggaaaatatttataagtatgaTAATAAGAAGAACTCTGTCGAGGAATATGAAAGTCGATATGCTGACACTCATGAGATTAGTTGTCTTTTAGGACCTATAGAAAAAGTGTCTACCGTAAAAGCCAAGGTTGAGTTACAGCTACCAATAGAACTGTACAATAAAGAATCTCAGAAGAAAACCATTGAAATAAATCGAGATACTCAATTTGAATCTATTGTTATGACTCAAATCAGAAACAAAACTACTGATCTTAATTTCGTCCCTGATATACCAAAATCCCCTCATGAAGATTTATTAGAAATGATGGACAAATTAGATTTAGATGaataa